In Pseudomonadota bacterium, the following are encoded in one genomic region:
- a CDS encoding 2-hydroxyacyl-CoA dehydratase family protein, which produces MSTDYRPMWKDLGLDLEAHDALLGVLGPLYEQTFTKQPHRPDGMKYFDFVMSEVHGLRIQELIDAKKAGRKVVGSFCTFVPEEIVLALDGVMVGLCAGAEFATAEAEKYLPRNTCALIKGAFGFALARVCPYLAASDVVVGENTCDGKKKGYEIFKDLVPQLHVMDLPQTKSAEGRALMRAEFKKFGTYLEGLTGKKLTAEALQKGIAKVNAKRAAMHRLAKLRAADPAPISGLDGLLMNQVYFYDDPDRFTSSVNAICDELEQRVKKHEGVAPKGTPRILVSGCPMAVPNWKLPTIIEKTGAVIVGEESCVGERGTQALTADTGRTANELLDAVVDRYLKIDCAIFTPNESRVNHVLSMAKELGAQGVIHYGLQFCSPYQIEAGPVEKRLEQEGVPTLRIDTDYGQEDVGQIRTRVEAFVERLRG; this is translated from the coding sequence ATGTCTACTGATTACCGTCCGATGTGGAAAGACCTGGGCCTCGACCTCGAGGCTCACGATGCCCTGCTCGGCGTCCTGGGACCGCTCTACGAGCAGACCTTCACGAAGCAGCCCCACCGCCCCGACGGCATGAAGTACTTCGACTTCGTGATGAGCGAGGTGCACGGCCTGCGGATCCAGGAGCTGATCGACGCCAAGAAGGCCGGCCGCAAGGTGGTCGGCTCCTTCTGCACGTTTGTCCCCGAGGAGATCGTGCTCGCGCTCGACGGAGTGATGGTCGGGCTGTGCGCCGGCGCCGAGTTCGCCACCGCCGAGGCCGAGAAGTACCTGCCCCGGAACACCTGCGCCCTCATCAAGGGGGCCTTTGGCTTCGCGCTCGCCCGCGTCTGCCCCTACCTCGCGGCTAGCGACGTCGTCGTCGGGGAGAACACCTGCGACGGCAAGAAGAAGGGCTACGAGATCTTCAAGGACCTCGTTCCCCAACTCCACGTCATGGATCTCCCGCAGACCAAGAGCGCCGAGGGCCGGGCGTTGATGAGAGCCGAGTTCAAGAAGTTCGGGACCTACCTCGAGGGCCTCACCGGGAAGAAGCTCACCGCGGAGGCTCTCCAGAAGGGGATCGCGAAGGTCAACGCCAAGCGCGCGGCCATGCACCGGTTGGCCAAGCTGCGCGCCGCGGACCCGGCGCCGATCTCCGGCCTCGACGGGCTGCTCATGAACCAGGTCTACTTCTACGACGACCCGGACCGGTTCACGAGCTCGGTGAACGCAATCTGCGACGAGCTCGAACAGCGCGTCAAGAAGCACGAGGGCGTGGCGCCCAAGGGAACGCCTCGGATCCTCGTCTCCGGCTGCCCGATGGCGGTGCCGAACTGGAAGCTGCCCACCATCATCGAGAAGACGGGAGCGGTCATCGTCGGCGAGGAGTCGTGCGTGGGCGAGCGCGGCACGCAGGCGCTCACCGCGGACACCGGGCGAACGGCAAACGAGCTGTTGGACGCCGTCGTCGACCGCTACCTGAAGATCGACTGCGCGATCTTCACGCCCAACGAGTCGCGCGTAAATCACGTCCTGTCGATGGCCAAGGAGCTGGGCGCCCAGGGCGTGATCCACTACGGGCTGCAGTTCTGCTCGCCCTACCAGATCGAGGCGGGACCCGTTGAGAAGAGGCTGGAGCAGGAGGGCGTGCCGACCCTGCGCATCGACACCGACTACGGCCAGGAGGACGTTGGGCAGATCCGGACGCGCGTGGAGGCGTTCGTCGAGCGGCTGCGCGGGTAG
- a CDS encoding acyl-CoA dehydratase activase: protein MRSAGIDIGSRAVKLVLAEDGHVVHRAVEDTGSDPLAVCRRLLDGLAYDAITGTGYGRHLFKEHWPSAEVISEIKAVAVGATVLIPGCRTIIDIGGQDSKAIALDAAGKVRKFAMNDRCAAGTGQFLEMMATALAYTREEFVIAAGRAERPQKLSSLCSVFAQSEVVSLIARGASKEEMALGVHQSIASRTAALAGGVQVEGPVVFTGGCAHNSCLVSLISAAVKHPMRVPESPQTVAALGCALHGAAEGR from the coding sequence ATGCGCAGTGCGGGGATCGACATCGGCTCGCGGGCGGTGAAGCTCGTCCTGGCAGAGGACGGCCACGTGGTGCACCGGGCGGTCGAGGACACCGGCTCCGACCCGCTCGCGGTCTGTCGCCGGCTCCTCGACGGGCTCGCCTACGACGCCATCACGGGCACGGGTTACGGCCGGCACCTCTTCAAGGAGCACTGGCCGTCCGCCGAGGTCATCTCCGAGATCAAGGCGGTCGCCGTCGGCGCGACCGTCTTGATCCCGGGCTGCCGGACCATCATCGACATCGGCGGCCAGGACTCGAAGGCGATCGCTCTCGACGCGGCCGGCAAGGTGCGGAAGTTCGCGATGAACGATCGCTGCGCGGCCGGCACCGGCCAGTTCCTGGAGATGATGGCCACGGCGCTCGCGTACACGCGCGAGGAGTTCGTGATCGCGGCCGGCCGGGCCGAGCGGCCGCAGAAGCTCTCCAGCCTCTGCTCCGTCTTCGCCCAGTCCGAGGTCGTGTCGCTCATCGCCCGAGGTGCCTCCAAGGAGGAGATGGCCCTGGGGGTTCACCAGTCGATCGCCAGCCGCACCGCCGCGCTCGCGGGCGGGGTACAGGTCGAGGGGCCGGTGGTCTTCACCGGCGGCTGCGCCCACAACTCGTGCCTCGTGTCGCTGATCTCCGCGGCGGTCAAGCACCCCATGCGGGTGCCCGAGTCGCCGCAGACCGTGGCCGCGCTGGGATGCGCCCTCCACGGAGCGGCGGAGGGGAGGTAG
- a CDS encoding aminotransferase class V-fold PLP-dependent enzyme — MIYFDNAATSWPKPDTVPAAMERFLREHGANPGRSGHALSIEAGRVVFDARDRVSRLFGLGDPLSVVFTKNATEALNLALQGLLQPGDHVITSTMEHNSVLRPLRFLEGRGVAVSRVPCTADGTLDPAEVERSISAKTRLIVLSHASNVVGTLCPIAEIGRLTADREILFCVDAAQTAGAVPIDMAAMCIDLLAFTGHKSLYGPQGTGGLCIGERAKGRLRPLMFGGTGSASDSDVHPDFLPDCFEAGTLNAVGLAGLAAGLEFVEGRGLAAIREHETALIARLIDGLRGIPRVRVLGTGDAKRQTAVVSFNLDGWSCSEVATALEERAGICCRAGLHCAPLAHRQLGTFPEGAVRLSLGIFNTETEIAAALEALRELAEDSSGTMRVEPANHEGS, encoded by the coding sequence ATGATCTACTTCGACAACGCCGCGACCTCGTGGCCCAAGCCGGACACCGTGCCGGCCGCGATGGAGCGGTTCCTGCGCGAGCACGGAGCGAACCCGGGCCGCTCCGGGCATGCGCTGTCGATCGAGGCAGGGCGCGTCGTCTTCGATGCGAGGGATCGTGTGTCGCGCCTGTTCGGCCTCGGCGACCCCCTGTCGGTGGTGTTCACCAAGAACGCCACCGAGGCGCTCAACCTCGCGCTCCAGGGGCTCCTCCAGCCGGGCGATCACGTGATCACCAGCACCATGGAGCACAACTCCGTGCTGCGCCCGCTGCGGTTCCTCGAGGGACGCGGCGTCGCGGTGTCGCGCGTTCCCTGCACCGCCGACGGGACGCTCGACCCCGCGGAGGTGGAGAGGTCGATCTCGGCGAAGACGAGGCTCATCGTCCTGAGCCACGCCTCGAACGTCGTCGGCACCCTGTGCCCAATTGCGGAGATCGGCCGACTGACCGCGGACCGCGAGATCCTCTTCTGCGTGGACGCGGCGCAGACGGCGGGCGCCGTCCCGATCGACATGGCCGCGATGTGCATCGACCTGCTAGCCTTCACCGGCCACAAGTCGCTGTACGGGCCGCAAGGAACCGGCGGGCTGTGCATCGGCGAGCGGGCGAAGGGTCGGCTGCGCCCGCTCATGTTCGGCGGCACCGGCAGCGCCTCGGACTCGGACGTTCATCCCGACTTCCTGCCCGACTGCTTCGAGGCGGGCACGCTGAACGCGGTCGGGCTGGCCGGGCTTGCAGCGGGGCTCGAATTCGTCGAGGGGCGCGGCCTGGCGGCCATCCGAGAGCACGAGACCGCGCTCATCGCCCGCCTCATCGACGGGCTGCGGGGGATCCCGCGCGTCCGAGTCCTCGGAACCGGCGATGCGAAGCGGCAGACCGCAGTCGTTTCGTTCAACCTCGACGGGTGGAGCTGCTCCGAGGTCGCCACCGCGCTCGAGGAGCGCGCCGGGATCTGCTGCCGCGCCGGGCTCCACTGCGCCCCGCTGGCGCACCGGCAGCTCGGGACCTTCCCCGAGGGAGCGGTGCGTCTCAGCCTTGGGATCTTCAACACCGAAACGGAAATCGCCGCCGCGCTCGAGGCTCTGCGTGAGCTGGCCGAGGACTCGAGCGGGACGATGCGAGTTGAACCCGCGAATCACGAGGGTTCGTGA
- the yedF gene encoding sulfurtransferase-like selenium metabolism protein YedF, whose product MSQTIDARGLSCPQPVVLTSKAIAAADLVTVIVDNAVAVENVTRLARSKGFAVEKSEKPDGIYLALHREGQPVVSAEEPLISCTPSQGTASPIVVFVPADCLGRGPAELGERLMGAFFHTLLEVGPKPKTIIFMNTGVKVAVEGSRALDDLRALAAQGIDILACGTCLSFFELTDKLAVGRVSNMYDIATALLEAGKVVEL is encoded by the coding sequence ATGTCACAGACCATTGACGCCCGAGGGCTCTCCTGCCCGCAGCCGGTCGTGCTGACCAGCAAGGCCATCGCCGCCGCCGATCTGGTGACGGTCATCGTCGACAACGCCGTCGCCGTGGAGAACGTCACACGGCTCGCGCGGTCCAAGGGCTTCGCCGTCGAGAAGTCCGAGAAGCCGGACGGCATCTACCTCGCCCTCCACAGGGAGGGACAACCCGTCGTGTCGGCCGAGGAGCCCTTGATCTCGTGCACGCCCTCGCAAGGAACGGCCAGCCCCATCGTGGTCTTCGTCCCGGCGGACTGCCTCGGGCGGGGGCCCGCCGAGCTGGGCGAGCGGCTGATGGGCGCGTTCTTCCACACGCTCCTCGAGGTCGGGCCCAAGCCGAAGACGATCATCTTCATGAACACCGGCGTGAAGGTCGCGGTGGAGGGCTCCCGCGCGTTGGACGATCTGCGCGCCCTCGCGGCGCAGGGCATCGACATCTTGGCGTGCGGCACGTGCCTGAGCTTCTTCGAGCTCACGGACAAGCTGGCGGTGGGGCGCGTGTCGAACATGTACGACATCGCCACGGCGCTTCTGGAGGCGGGCAAGGTTGTCGAGCTCTGA
- a CDS encoding DUF3343 domain-containing protein gives MSSSEPEASCYGVVLFRSVQGALGAERLLLAAGVAHKLISVPRHISSNCGFCVRFEWASREAVEHLLSGTGLGVDGIVAL, from the coding sequence TTGTCGAGCTCTGAGCCAGAGGCGTCGTGTTACGGCGTGGTGCTGTTCCGCTCGGTCCAGGGTGCGCTCGGCGCGGAGCGGCTTCTCCTCGCCGCGGGCGTGGCGCACAAGCTGATCTCGGTGCCGCGCCATATCAGCTCGAACTGCGGCTTCTGCGTGAGGTTCGAGTGGGCGAGCAGAGAGGCGGTCGAACACCTACTGTCCGGGACTGGCCTCGGCGTCGATGGTATCGTGGCTTTGTAG
- a CDS encoding TOBE domain-containing protein yields MKYGARNAITAKVKSVKKGDIMSLVKFEVTAPAAMASVLTTESLEELDLKPGEEVRLIVKAIHVLPVKE; encoded by the coding sequence ATGAAGTACGGAGCGCGCAACGCGATCACTGCCAAGGTCAAGTCGGTCAAGAAGGGGGACATCATGTCGCTCGTGAAGTTCGAGGTCACCGCGCCGGCGGCGATGGCCTCTGTGCTGACCACGGAGTCGCTGGAGGAGCTGGACCTGAAGCCCGGCGAGGAGGTTCGCCTGATCGTGAAGGCGATCCACGTCCTTCCGGTGAAGGAGTAG
- a CDS encoding SelB C-terminal domain-containing protein — translation MSTERSDRPNPLEGAIVHVLRKSRRHPVPFKKLYVEVAREIDSQKTATIGAALEALAKTGVVLVFDDVREPEYFLVENLDTLKTRLCTVVRAYHVKYPYEAGMKVSEIKKGFSETQTMSAKRNVDARVFDLVFSACAREGLVVSGEAGVRMPDFKPQSRDDEEIMKLEAAVATCVAERPFQKVSVEHLSRFLGVEMRKTKAVITGMLRARRLIEVEDGRFVEPQELERVQRAVQNMLRGGARLRLTEIAERLGQSRTSIRPVLDYLDRIGFTRRDGDLRGLVSAGVDHQGHGELMRTL, via the coding sequence ATGAGCACGGAAAGGTCGGATCGCCCCAACCCGCTCGAGGGCGCGATCGTTCACGTTCTGCGGAAATCGCGGAGACATCCCGTCCCGTTCAAGAAGCTGTATGTCGAGGTCGCGCGGGAGATCGACTCCCAGAAGACCGCGACGATCGGTGCGGCCCTGGAAGCGCTCGCGAAGACCGGGGTGGTGCTCGTCTTCGACGACGTCCGCGAACCCGAGTACTTCCTGGTGGAGAACCTCGACACCTTGAAGACGAGGCTGTGCACGGTCGTGCGCGCCTACCATGTGAAGTACCCGTATGAAGCGGGGATGAAGGTCAGCGAGATCAAGAAGGGCTTCTCGGAGACCCAGACCATGAGCGCCAAGCGGAACGTCGACGCGCGGGTATTCGATCTCGTGTTTTCGGCGTGCGCGCGAGAGGGGCTCGTGGTCTCCGGGGAGGCCGGGGTCCGGATGCCCGACTTCAAGCCCCAGTCTCGCGACGACGAGGAGATCATGAAGCTGGAGGCCGCAGTCGCCACCTGCGTTGCGGAGCGACCTTTCCAGAAGGTCAGTGTCGAGCACCTGTCCCGATTTTTAGGGGTCGAGATGAGGAAGACGAAGGCCGTCATCACCGGGATGCTCAGGGCGCGGAGGCTGATCGAGGTCGAGGACGGCCGTTTCGTCGAGCCGCAGGAGCTCGAGCGGGTGCAGCGGGCGGTGCAGAACATGCTCCGCGGCGGCGCGAGGTTGCGCCTGACCGAGATCGCGGAGCGGTTGGGGCAGTCGAGGACCTCGATCCGGCCGGTGCTGGACTACCTGGACCGGATCGGATTCACGCGGCGGGACGGCGACCTCCGCGGGCTTGTTTCCGCCGGTGTCGACCACCAGGGCCACGGCGAATTGATGAGAACGCTGTGA
- the prxU gene encoding thioredoxin-dependent peroxiredoxin (Most members of this family contain a selenocysteine.) — protein sequence MRSPLRRADDARPQQQSAASAGEAKMQVMVGKPAPDLEAGAFHEGGFKNVKLSDFKGKWVFICFYPGDFTFVUPTELSAVADKAEQFKKLGVQVLSCSTDSRFVHKIWQEQELTKMVDGGFPFPMLSDGGGRIGSVYGVYDEAAGVDVRGRFIIDPDGVIQAMEVLTPPVGRKVAESIRQLQAFQHVRETKGAEVCPAGWEPGKKTLKVGPDLAGNVWKVWKPSDE from the coding sequence ATGCGCTCGCCCTTGCGGCGGGCGGATGACGCGAGACCACAGCAACAGAGCGCGGCGAGCGCCGGGGAGGCGAAGATGCAGGTGATGGTCGGCAAGCCGGCGCCGGACTTGGAGGCGGGCGCGTTCCACGAGGGCGGGTTCAAGAACGTCAAGCTGTCGGACTTCAAGGGCAAGTGGGTGTTCATCTGCTTCTACCCGGGCGACTTCACCTTCGTCTGACCGACCGAGCTTTCGGCGGTCGCTGACAAGGCCGAGCAGTTCAAGAAGCTGGGCGTGCAGGTGCTGTCGTGCAGCACGGACAGCCGGTTCGTGCACAAGATCTGGCAGGAGCAGGAGCTCACGAAGATGGTCGACGGCGGCTTCCCGTTCCCGATGCTGTCGGACGGGGGCGGGCGGATCGGCTCCGTGTACGGCGTGTACGACGAGGCCGCGGGCGTCGACGTGCGCGGCCGGTTCATCATCGATCCGGACGGCGTGATCCAGGCGATGGAGGTGCTGACGCCGCCGGTCGGCCGCAAGGTCGCCGAGTCGATCCGCCAGCTGCAGGCGTTCCAGCACGTGCGCGAGACCAAGGGCGCCGAGGTCTGCCCCGCCGGGTGGGAGCCGGGCAAGAAGACGCTCAAGGTCGGCCCGGATCTCGCGGGCAACGTCTGGAAGGTCTGGAAGCCGAGCGACGAGTAG
- a CDS encoding sigma 54-interacting transcriptional regulator, which produces MKTRKGTPPPASQLHGISTEAILESISDGVFTVDAEWRITSFNRAAEEITSVPRADAIGRRCADVFRASMCESECALRRTMETGEPVVNRTAFIVDAGGKRVPISVSTAILHDERGAIAGGAETFRDLSLIEELRKEIRGRYQVGEIFSRSPAMRRVLEMIPRVAESDSAILLQGETGTGKELVARAIHGLSQRRDGPFVAVNCGALPDTLLESELFGYKAGAFTGATKDKPGRFALANGGTLFLDEIGEVSPAMQVRLLRVLQEKKYDPLGATRFEETDARVVAATNRDLAALVESGAFRRDLYYRIKIVGIDLPPLRERREDIPLLVEHFVRVFDATQGKRVEGVTPDVMAVLMAHDFPGNVRELQNVIEHAFVLCREGRIELEHLPADLVPVSRVAARGSKMHDAVRTAEAQAIVEALERHGGNRLAAARALGMHKSTLFRKVKKLGVALPGGDGRSQRSGS; this is translated from the coding sequence ATGAAGACGCGCAAAGGCACGCCGCCGCCGGCTTCGCAGCTCCACGGGATCTCCACCGAGGCGATCCTGGAGAGCATCTCGGACGGCGTGTTCACGGTCGACGCCGAGTGGCGGATCACGTCCTTCAACCGGGCAGCCGAAGAGATCACCAGCGTCCCGCGAGCGGACGCCATCGGCCGCCGTTGCGCGGACGTCTTCCGGGCGAGCATGTGCGAGAGCGAGTGCGCCCTGCGCCGTACGATGGAGACCGGCGAGCCGGTCGTGAACAGGACGGCGTTCATCGTCGACGCGGGCGGGAAGCGCGTCCCGATCAGCGTTTCCACGGCGATCCTTCACGACGAGCGTGGAGCGATCGCGGGCGGCGCGGAGACGTTCCGCGATCTGAGCCTCATCGAGGAGCTGCGCAAGGAGATCCGAGGGCGTTACCAGGTGGGGGAGATCTTCAGCCGCAGCCCGGCCATGCGGCGCGTGCTCGAGATGATACCCAGGGTCGCGGAGAGCGACAGCGCGATCCTGCTCCAGGGAGAGACCGGCACCGGCAAGGAGCTCGTGGCGCGCGCCATCCACGGCCTCTCCCAGCGGCGGGACGGGCCGTTCGTCGCGGTCAACTGCGGGGCGCTCCCGGACACGCTGCTCGAGTCCGAGCTGTTCGGCTACAAGGCGGGCGCCTTCACCGGTGCGACCAAGGACAAGCCGGGGCGGTTCGCGCTCGCGAACGGCGGGACCCTCTTCCTCGACGAGATCGGGGAGGTGAGCCCCGCCATGCAGGTGCGGCTCCTCCGGGTGCTGCAGGAGAAGAAGTACGATCCCCTCGGCGCGACGCGCTTCGAGGAGACGGACGCGCGGGTCGTCGCCGCCACGAACCGCGACCTCGCGGCGCTCGTGGAGAGCGGGGCGTTCCGGCGGGACCTCTACTACCGCATCAAGATCGTCGGGATCGACCTGCCCCCGCTCCGGGAAAGGCGCGAGGACATACCGCTCCTCGTCGAGCACTTCGTGCGGGTGTTCGACGCGACGCAGGGCAAGCGGGTGGAGGGCGTGACCCCGGACGTGATGGCGGTGCTCATGGCGCACGACTTTCCGGGCAACGTCCGGGAGCTCCAGAACGTCATCGAGCACGCGTTCGTCCTGTGCCGGGAGGGCCGGATCGAGCTCGAGCACCTGCCCGCCGATCTCGTGCCGGTCTCCCGTGTGGCCGCGCGCGGCTCGAAGATGCACGACGCGGTGCGGACCGCCGAGGCGCAGGCGATCGTCGAGGCGCTCGAGCGCCACGGGGGCAACAGGCTCGCGGCGGCGCGGGCGCTCGGGATGCACAAGAGCACGTTGTTCCGCAAGGTGAAGAAGCTGGGGGTCGCGTTGCCCGGGGGCGACGGCCGGTCACAGCGAAGCGGCAGCTGA
- a CDS encoding NifB/NifX family molybdenum-iron cluster-binding protein — protein sequence MFVCIPIEENQGLQSRVCAHFGATPEFLIVDTDTSSCRSIVNKNQHHSHGMCAPIASIEGEKIDAIVVGGIGMGALNKLLIAGMQVYMAEHETVGETITAFKTGTLKPVQPGQACAGHGHEHP from the coding sequence ATGTTCGTTTGCATCCCGATCGAAGAGAACCAGGGCCTTCAAAGCCGCGTCTGCGCACACTTCGGTGCGACGCCGGAGTTCCTGATCGTCGACACGGACACTTCGAGCTGCCGCTCGATCGTGAACAAGAACCAGCACCACAGCCACGGCATGTGCGCGCCGATCGCCTCGATCGAGGGGGAAAAGATCGACGCCATCGTCGTCGGCGGGATCGGCATGGGCGCGCTCAACAAGCTCCTGATAGCGGGCATGCAGGTGTACATGGCCGAGCACGAGACGGTCGGCGAGACGATCACGGCATTCAAGACGGGTACGCTCAAGCCGGTGCAGCCGGGCCAGGCGTGCGCGGGCCACGGGCACGAGCACCCGTAG
- a CDS encoding DUF134 domain-containing protein, producing MASGGRSVPRPYCRRRVAGSPKASAFKPVGTRMCELDEVVLALDEFEAIRLADLDGLYQEKAAAEMQVSRPTFSRIIESAHRKVADALVHGKALRIEGGSVTESDRPRCCRFHDEDDSSNKGE from the coding sequence ATGGCGTCGGGAGGTCGCAGCGTGCCGAGACCGTATTGCCGGAGGCGTGTCGCGGGAAGCCCGAAGGCGTCCGCCTTCAAGCCCGTCGGGACGCGGATGTGCGAGCTCGACGAGGTCGTGCTCGCGCTCGACGAGTTCGAGGCGATCCGGCTCGCGGATCTCGACGGGCTGTACCAAGAGAAGGCGGCGGCCGAGATGCAGGTCTCGCGCCCGACCTTCAGCCGGATCATCGAATCCGCGCACCGGAAGGTGGCGGACGCGCTCGTGCACGGCAAGGCGCTGCGCATCGAGGGCGGCTCGGTGACCGAGAGCGACAGGCCGCGCTGCTGCCGCTTCCACGACGAGGACGATTCGTCCAACAAAGGAGAGTGA
- a CDS encoding energy-coupling factor ABC transporter ATP-binding protein → MSHHIVEAVGLSFAYPDGTRALEGVSFRIEHGESVAIVGANGAGKSTLLQHLDGCLTPATGTVRIGDYPISKATLAAVRRSVGMVFQDPDDQLFMPTVFDDVAFGPLNLGLPADEVEARVQRALETVGAAHLKDRPPYRLSGGEKRAVAIATVLSMSPDVLVLDEPTASLDPRSRRQLIALLSGFAHTKIIATHDLDLVLDLCGRTIVLQGGRVAADGPTSELLRDRARLEAWGLELPLRLQGRPACGQGGESR, encoded by the coding sequence ATGAGCCACCACATCGTCGAGGCGGTAGGCCTCTCCTTCGCGTACCCGGACGGGACGCGCGCCCTCGAAGGCGTGTCGTTCCGCATCGAGCACGGCGAGTCGGTGGCGATCGTCGGCGCGAACGGCGCGGGCAAGTCCACGCTGCTCCAGCACCTCGACGGGTGCCTCACCCCGGCGACGGGAACGGTGCGCATCGGAGACTACCCGATCTCGAAGGCCACGCTCGCGGCCGTGCGCCGCTCGGTCGGCATGGTCTTCCAGGATCCCGACGATCAGCTGTTCATGCCGACGGTGTTCGACGACGTGGCGTTCGGCCCGCTGAACCTCGGCCTTCCGGCGGACGAGGTGGAGGCGCGCGTGCAGCGGGCGCTCGAGACGGTGGGCGCCGCGCACCTGAAGGACCGGCCGCCGTACCGGCTCTCGGGCGGCGAGAAGAGGGCCGTCGCGATCGCGACCGTGCTCTCCATGTCGCCGGACGTGCTCGTGCTCGACGAGCCCACGGCGAGCCTCGATCCGCGCAGCCGCCGACAGCTCATCGCGCTGCTCTCTGGGTTCGCGCACACGAAGATCATCGCGACCCACGATCTCGATCTCGTGCTCGATCTGTGCGGGCGGACGATCGTGCTGCAGGGCGGGCGCGTCGCGGCGGACGGGCCGACGTCGGAGCTGCTGCGGGATCGCGCCCGGCTCGAGGCGTGGGGGCTCGAGCTGCCGCTCCGGCTCCAGGGCCGTCCGGCGTGCGGCCAAGGAGGAGAATCGAGATGA
- the cbiQ gene encoding cobalt ECF transporter T component CbiQ, which produces MASLDTGALELGALDAISRLDSPMQRLDPRAKLLATTAFLVTVVSWGRYEIVGLLPLAAFPLFLCAAGRVPLGFVARKLLIAAPFVLVLGAFNPIFDTAPREIAAGIAIPGGWISYLSIVLRFALTVAAAIALVAVTGMNPVCSAAERLGAPRIFVAQLALLYRYLFVLAAQTQRMQRAAALRAPGRRRPSIALFGSLVGHLLLRTLDRAQRIHLAMRCRGFQGQMPLLRPMRFGLADAAFVACWVAFVAAVRFFDLPALLGRLALGSWG; this is translated from the coding sequence ATGGCGAGCCTCGACACTGGTGCGCTGGAGCTCGGGGCGCTCGACGCGATCTCCCGGCTGGACTCGCCGATGCAGAGGCTCGATCCCCGCGCCAAGCTGCTGGCGACGACCGCCTTCCTCGTCACCGTCGTGTCGTGGGGCCGGTACGAGATCGTCGGTCTCCTGCCGCTCGCGGCGTTCCCGCTCTTTCTGTGCGCGGCGGGCCGCGTGCCGCTCGGCTTCGTCGCGCGCAAGCTCCTGATCGCCGCGCCGTTCGTCCTCGTCCTCGGCGCGTTCAACCCGATCTTCGACACCGCGCCGCGTGAGATCGCCGCCGGGATCGCGATCCCGGGCGGCTGGATCTCGTACCTCTCGATCGTTCTCAGGTTCGCGCTCACCGTGGCGGCCGCGATCGCCCTCGTCGCCGTGACCGGGATGAACCCGGTGTGCTCGGCCGCCGAGCGGCTCGGCGCCCCGCGGATCTTCGTCGCGCAGCTCGCGCTCCTGTACCGCTACCTGTTCGTGCTCGCGGCGCAGACCCAGCGCATGCAGCGGGCGGCTGCTCTGCGGGCGCCCGGGCGGAGGCGCCCGTCGATCGCGCTGTTCGGCTCCCTGGTCGGGCACCTCCTGCTGCGCACCCTGGACCGGGCGCAGCGGATCCACCTCGCGATGCGCTGCCGCGGCTTCCAAGGACAGATGCCGCTCCTGCGCCCGATGCGGTTCGGCCTCGCCGATGCGGCGTTCGTCGCCTGCTGGGTCGCGTTCGTCGCCGCGGTCCGGTTCTTCGATCTGCCCGCGCTCCTCGGGCGGCTCGCCCTGGGGAGCTGGGGATGA